One part of the Niveispirillum cyanobacteriorum genome encodes these proteins:
- a CDS encoding rod-binding protein, with product MSDSMKLSTPGFDPQALSQAQAGNLKNKGPNIKDVGKAAQEFEAVFLSQMLGQMWQGVEADDTFGGGEAENTWRGMMVEEYGKQIAKAGGVGIADDVKAAMIRMQEQEQGKGSK from the coding sequence ATGTCCGACAGCATGAAGCTTTCCACCCCTGGCTTTGACCCCCAGGCCCTTTCGCAGGCGCAGGCCGGCAACCTGAAGAATAAAGGCCCCAACATCAAGGATGTGGGCAAGGCGGCGCAGGAATTTGAGGCCGTCTTCCTGTCCCAGATGTTGGGTCAGATGTGGCAGGGCGTAGAGGCCGATGACACATTCGGCGGCGGCGAGGCAGAGAATACCTGGCGCGGCATGATGGTCGAAGAATATGGCAAGCAGATCGCCAAGGCCGGCGGCGTCGGCATCGCCGATGACGTGAAGGCCGCCATGATCCGCATGCAGGAACAAGAACAAGGGAAAGGATCGAAATGA
- a CDS encoding flagellar basal body P-ring protein FlgI, whose protein sequence is MATRTTSTKTRIGQWLAAILTALTLMAPDMAHADSRIKDIADVEGVRDNMLIGYGLVVGLNGTGDTINNSPFTEQSLIGMLERLGVNVRGDTIRTKNVAAVMVTATLPPFTSQGSRIDISVAAMADAKNLQGGTLLVTPLLGADGEVYAVAQGAVAISGFSAQGAGASITRGVPTSGRIAGGAIVEREIDFSLSDLPYLRLSLRNPDFTTAVRVANAINQFAGPQTAKALDPTSVVINVPMQRKTDLVAFLGEVEQLTVRPDQVARVVIDEASGVIVMGENVRISTVAIAQGNLTIKITETPQVSQPAPFSQGGQTTVVPRTDIQVDDGANKKLAVMPAGVSLQELVANLNALGVGPRDMISILQSIKAAGALQAEIEVM, encoded by the coding sequence ATGGCGACGCGCACCACCTCCACCAAGACCCGGATCGGCCAGTGGCTGGCCGCCATCCTGACGGCCCTGACACTGATGGCGCCCGACATGGCGCACGCGGACAGCCGAATCAAGGATATCGCCGATGTCGAGGGTGTGCGCGACAATATGCTGATCGGTTACGGTCTGGTGGTGGGCCTGAACGGCACCGGCGATACGATCAACAACTCGCCCTTTACCGAACAGAGCCTGATCGGCATGCTGGAACGCCTCGGCGTCAACGTCCGGGGTGACACGATACGTACCAAGAACGTGGCCGCTGTCATGGTCACCGCCACCCTGCCGCCCTTCACGTCGCAAGGGTCGCGCATTGATATCTCTGTCGCGGCCATGGCCGATGCCAAGAACCTGCAAGGCGGCACCCTGCTGGTCACGCCGCTGCTGGGCGCCGATGGCGAGGTTTATGCCGTAGCCCAGGGCGCCGTCGCCATTTCCGGCTTCAGCGCACAGGGGGCCGGTGCCTCCATCACGCGGGGCGTGCCGACCAGCGGGCGTATTGCCGGTGGTGCCATTGTGGAGCGGGAGATCGATTTCTCCCTGTCCGACCTGCCCTATCTGCGCCTGTCGCTGCGCAACCCGGATTTCACGACGGCGGTACGTGTGGCCAACGCCATCAACCAGTTCGCCGGCCCGCAGACGGCCAAAGCCCTGGACCCGACCAGCGTCGTCATCAATGTGCCGATGCAGCGCAAGACCGACCTTGTCGCCTTTCTGGGCGAGGTGGAACAACTGACCGTGCGGCCCGATCAGGTGGCGCGCGTCGTCATCGACGAGGCGTCCGGCGTGATCGTGATGGGCGAGAATGTCCGCATCTCCACCGTCGCCATCGCCCAGGGCAACCTGACCATCAAGATCACCGAGACACCGCAGGTATCTCAGCCCGCGCCGTTCAGCCAGGGTGGACAGACGACGGTGGTGCCGCGCACCGACATCCAGGTCGATGATGGCGCCAACAAGAAACTGGCGGTCATGCCGGCTGGCGTCTCGCTCCAGGAACTGGTCGCAAACCTGAACGCGCTTGGCGTGGGGCCGCGTGATATGATCTCGATCCTCCAGTCCATCAAGGCGGCTGGTGCCCTTCAGGCCGAGATTGAGGTGATGTGA
- a CDS encoding flagellar assembly protein FliX encodes MKIEGPSSARPGQVKKATRSGGGEFARHIQGGDEDEGVSRSSGSQGLSGINPLFALQEVDDALSGKKRKAQARGEDILDRLDEIRLGLLMGTIPLEKLHELSRVLQNRIGDLDDPELQQVLDEIDLRAQVEIAKLTPQG; translated from the coding sequence ATGAAGATCGAGGGTCCTTCCTCCGCCCGTCCCGGTCAGGTGAAAAAAGCCACGCGCAGCGGTGGTGGCGAGTTCGCGCGCCATATCCAGGGCGGGGACGAGGATGAGGGCGTCTCCCGTTCCTCGGGTTCGCAGGGCCTGTCCGGCATCAATCCGCTGTTTGCCCTGCAGGAGGTCGATGACGCCCTGTCCGGCAAGAAGCGCAAGGCGCAGGCACGGGGTGAGGATATCCTGGACCGGCTGGATGAAATCCGTCTCGGTCTGCTGATGGGCACCATCCCGCTGGAAAAGCTGCATGAGCTGTCGCGGGTTCTACAGAATCGCATTGGCGACCTGGACGATCCAGAGCTGCAGCAGGTTCTGGACGAGATCGACCTGCGGGCGCAGGTGGAGATCGCGAAGCTGACCCCGCAGGGCTGA
- the urtC gene encoding urea ABC transporter permease subunit UrtC: MQGGILLPRLDRAGLLFGAVALGLAILIPVLNLLVPADSAFHVPPHMVALMGKYLCYALLALSVDLVWGYCGILSLGHGAFFALGGYAMGMYLMRQIGPRGMYGHPTLPDFMVFLNWQELPWYWLGFDQFWFAAIMVLLVPGLLAGLLGWLAFRSRVTGVYLSIITQAMTFALLLAFFRNDMGFGGNNGLTDFKDILGASIQADGTRSALFAASAIALALGFILCRWIVRSKLGRVLVAIRDAESRTRFLGYRVEHYKLLVFVTSACMAGVAGALYVPQVGIINPGEFSPANSIEAVIWVAVGGRGTLIGSVIGAVLVNFGKTLLTNALPEIWLFALGGLFIAVTLFLPRGIVGLWTDHRRRRREKQAAAIATQTVTEGQ, translated from the coding sequence ATGCAAGGCGGAATTCTGTTGCCAAGGTTGGACCGGGCGGGGTTGCTGTTCGGTGCCGTGGCCCTGGGACTGGCCATCCTGATCCCGGTGCTGAATCTGCTGGTGCCAGCCGACAGCGCGTTCCATGTGCCCCCGCATATGGTCGCGTTGATGGGCAAGTATCTTTGTTATGCCCTGCTGGCCTTGTCGGTTGATCTGGTCTGGGGCTATTGCGGTATCCTATCCCTGGGCCATGGTGCCTTCTTCGCGCTGGGCGGCTACGCCATGGGCATGTATCTGATGCGGCAAATCGGGCCGCGCGGCATGTATGGCCACCCCACCCTTCCCGATTTCATGGTCTTCCTGAACTGGCAGGAACTGCCCTGGTACTGGCTGGGATTTGACCAGTTCTGGTTTGCGGCCATCATGGTGCTGCTGGTGCCGGGTCTGCTGGCGGGGCTGTTGGGTTGGCTGGCCTTCCGCAGCCGGGTGACAGGCGTGTACCTGTCGATCATCACCCAGGCGATGACCTTCGCCCTGCTGCTGGCGTTTTTCCGCAATGACATGGGTTTTGGCGGCAATAACGGCCTGACCGACTTCAAAGATATCCTGGGCGCCTCCATACAGGCCGATGGCACGCGCAGCGCCCTGTTCGCGGCGTCCGCCATTGCGCTGGCGCTGGGGTTCATCCTCTGCCGCTGGATCGTGCGGTCAAAGCTGGGCCGCGTGCTGGTCGCCATCCGTGATGCCGAAAGTCGTACCCGGTTCCTGGGCTATCGCGTGGAACATTATAAGCTACTGGTCTTCGTCACCTCGGCCTGCATGGCCGGGGTGGCGGGGGCGCTGTATGTGCCGCAGGTCGGCATCATCAATCCCGGTGAATTCAGCCCCGCCAATTCGATCGAAGCGGTGATCTGGGTCGCCGTTGGTGGTCGCGGCACCCTGATCGGGTCGGTGATCGGCGCGGTCCTGGTCAATTTCGGCAAGACCCTGCTGACCAACGCCCTGCCGGAAATCTGGCTGTTCGCGCTGGGCGGCCTGTTCATCGCGGTCACCCTGTTCCTGCCGCGTGGCATTGTCGGCCTGTGGACCGACCATCGGCGGCGGCGGCGGGAAAAGCAGGCCGCCGCCATCGCCACCCAGACCGTGACGGAGGGGCAATAA
- a CDS encoding flagellar hook-length control protein FliK encodes MDISALLGASTATAPSALSFGVMGGGIGNGPPSGEGLEGLDGLESFNQLLGNFLSLTGADSGTGDGTAIPVLTTDEVPGAFTLGTSGPTVPSATPSGLGALLGGGFNLTNMAGTANAGNGAKGIEARWAQSGISLLANGSLSGQEMNPEVVAFLNDLSQAFTAASPLSDGEPGINGTPPADAEAVEGEIDILTVLQGGTGTDATLVVQVTQVTTASANSNAPVIPVLTTDTAPSALGVNLTVAGTGLKALPVQADTSLATTVKPAAAPVIPKLDAAMMTTATPSAANIADPVDAAPASSPAVEQTAAPIAAPQREAVSIKVASPSTPAPSTAPTAPVVTGTVAAATGPEITPAIETADEKPAAIALPADLVSTASGDEKASVKEMAAAKAVSTTTVSTAGQASVTTTEPKAAVPEVTAPVTPAPASTTSVQESADKPVIAVVSGNMTAPTAPAAAASPTPPTTPMPAATSSAQAQTVRRSEPAPAETTILTASALPAEPAAAEPEADPAVATTANSPTPHNVTLRTSSTAAPTAAARPTTASARPAADANAAPVEGEDVKATEAASDEDEAVTNNRMLAPKHVGNEARVEMQADIAGSAQSAGQNQPATRVDTTTLRAETEDNLLSSAISASAKGHESGNSTDGGGEGGSGFAEAPAADGIDPATAGLHAGDNGKVQGNDFAQSLRQTSGPHRPNAYTPPGQQMAFHVQRAVQDGNDRVSIQLNPYEMGRIDVQLEIGSEGKLRAKVMVENPATLEMLQKDAKNLEKALQDAGLQTDGDSLSFSLQDSGDQAQQRQDQQDQSGYGTGFASDDVEDEDPAIIAQAQIMEFGRVDVRV; translated from the coding sequence ATGGACATCTCAGCCCTTCTTGGAGCCAGCACGGCCACCGCCCCATCCGCCCTGTCCTTTGGCGTGATGGGAGGAGGAATCGGCAATGGACCGCCGTCCGGCGAAGGGCTGGAAGGTCTGGACGGGCTGGAAAGTTTCAACCAGCTCCTGGGCAACTTCCTCTCCCTCACCGGCGCTGATTCCGGAACGGGCGACGGAACGGCGATACCGGTGCTGACGACGGATGAGGTGCCAGGCGCCTTCACCTTGGGCACGAGCGGACCAACGGTGCCTTCGGCCACGCCATCGGGCCTGGGCGCCCTGCTGGGTGGCGGTTTCAACCTGACCAACATGGCCGGTACCGCCAATGCCGGTAACGGTGCCAAGGGCATCGAAGCCCGCTGGGCACAATCCGGCATCAGCCTGCTGGCCAATGGCAGCCTTTCGGGACAGGAGATGAACCCCGAAGTGGTGGCCTTCCTCAATGACCTGTCCCAGGCCTTCACCGCCGCCAGCCCCCTGTCTGATGGGGAGCCGGGGATCAACGGCACCCCGCCGGCGGATGCCGAAGCCGTTGAAGGTGAAATCGATATTCTGACGGTTTTACAGGGCGGCACTGGAACCGATGCCACCCTGGTGGTGCAGGTCACGCAAGTGACCACCGCCAGCGCCAACAGCAATGCACCGGTAATCCCCGTTCTGACCACAGATACCGCGCCCAGCGCGCTGGGGGTCAATCTGACCGTGGCCGGCACCGGGCTTAAGGCCTTACCGGTGCAGGCAGATACCAGCCTTGCCACGACAGTGAAGCCCGCAGCGGCCCCCGTCATCCCGAAGCTTGATGCCGCCATGATGACCACGGCCACGCCGTCCGCCGCCAACATTGCCGATCCTGTGGATGCGGCACCGGCCAGCAGCCCGGCGGTGGAACAGACGGCTGCGCCCATCGCAGCGCCGCAGCGTGAGGCGGTCAGCATCAAGGTCGCGTCGCCATCGACACCAGCGCCCAGTACGGCGCCGACAGCCCCCGTGGTGACAGGCACCGTCGCAGCAGCCACCGGCCCAGAGATCACGCCAGCCATAGAGACTGCTGACGAAAAGCCGGCCGCCATCGCATTGCCCGCCGATCTGGTCTCCACAGCTTCCGGCGATGAGAAGGCATCCGTAAAGGAGATGGCAGCGGCCAAGGCTGTCAGCACCACAACCGTCAGTACGGCCGGCCAGGCATCCGTGACCACAACGGAACCGAAGGCAGCAGTACCGGAGGTGACCGCACCGGTCACACCTGCCCCGGCATCGACCACATCAGTGCAGGAGAGCGCCGATAAGCCGGTGATCGCGGTGGTCAGCGGCAACATGACCGCCCCAACCGCACCTGCTGCTGCGGCATCCCCCACGCCGCCCACCACCCCAATGCCGGCAGCGACATCTTCCGCACAGGCGCAGACGGTACGCCGGTCCGAGCCGGCACCCGCCGAAACCACGATCCTGACGGCCTCGGCACTGCCGGCGGAACCGGCGGCGGCGGAGCCGGAAGCTGATCCCGCCGTCGCAACAACGGCCAACAGCCCCACCCCGCATAACGTGACGCTGCGGACCAGCAGCACGGCCGCACCAACCGCCGCAGCCCGCCCCACCACCGCCAGCGCGCGACCTGCCGCTGACGCCAATGCCGCCCCGGTGGAGGGAGAGGATGTGAAGGCGACGGAAGCAGCGAGCGATGAAGACGAGGCAGTGACGAACAACCGGATGCTGGCGCCCAAGCATGTGGGGAACGAGGCGCGGGTCGAGATGCAGGCGGACATCGCTGGATCGGCACAATCTGCCGGGCAGAACCAGCCGGCCACCCGCGTCGACACCACGACGCTGCGGGCGGAGACGGAAGATAATCTACTGTCCAGTGCCATTTCCGCCAGCGCCAAGGGCCATGAAAGTGGGAACAGCACCGACGGCGGTGGCGAGGGTGGCTCCGGCTTTGCCGAGGCGCCTGCCGCCGATGGCATCGACCCGGCCACAGCCGGTCTGCATGCCGGCGACAATGGCAAGGTCCAGGGCAATGATTTCGCACAGTCCCTGCGCCAGACCAGCGGGCCGCACCGCCCCAACGCCTATACCCCGCCCGGACAGCAGATGGCTTTCCATGTGCAGCGGGCCGTCCAGGACGGTAATGACCGCGTCTCCATCCAGCTCAATCCATATGAAATGGGCCGCATCGATGTGCAGCTGGAGATCGGATCCGAAGGAAAGCTACGCGCCAAGGTGATGGTGGAGAATCCGGCGACGCTGGAAATGCTCCAGAAGGATGCCAAGAACCTTGAGAAGGCCTTGCAGGACGCTGGTCTGCAGACCGATGGCGACAGCCTGTCCTTCTCCTTGCAGGACAGTGGCGATCAGGCCCAGCAGCGCCAGGATCAACAGGACCAGTCCGGATATGGCACAGGGTTTGCTTCTGATGATGTCGAGGATGAAGACCCGGCAATTATCGCCCAGGCCCAGATCATGGAGTTCGGGCGCGTGGATGTTCGGGTTTGA
- the dksA gene encoding RNA polymerase-binding protein DksA codes for MSSNTLPLLPADYRPSEDEEYMNPLMRAFFRHKLLQWRAELLRESSETLNSLHEDGGLQEPDIADRATLETDRALELRTRDRERKLISKIDSALQRIHDGEYGYCEETGEPIGVRRLEARPIATMSLEAQERHERMERTHRDD; via the coding sequence ATGTCGTCTAATACGTTGCCTCTGCTCCCCGCCGATTACCGCCCGTCGGAGGACGAGGAATATATGAACCCGCTGATGCGGGCCTTCTTCCGGCACAAACTGCTGCAATGGCGCGCGGAGCTGCTGCGTGAAAGCAGCGAGACGCTGAACAGCCTGCACGAGGATGGCGGGTTGCAGGAACCCGACATTGCCGACCGTGCAACGCTGGAGACGGATCGCGCGCTCGAACTGCGCACCCGCGACCGCGAGCGCAAGCTGATCTCCAAGATCGACAGCGCCCTGCAGCGCATCCATGACGGTGAATACGGCTATTGCGAGGAGACGGGGGAGCCGATCGGTGTTCGTCGCCTCGAAGCCCGTCCCATCGCCACCATGAGCCTGGAAGCCCAGGAACGCCATGAGCGGATGGAGCGCACGCACCGCGACGATTGA
- the urtD gene encoding urea ABC transporter ATP-binding protein UrtD gives MSKPDPQHTQLYLDGVSVSFDGFRALNNLSLIIMPGEMRAIIGPNGAGKTTMMDVITGKTRPDKGTILFDGDTDLTEMDEADIATLGIGRKFQKPTVFESHTVWDNLDLALAGKRGPFASLFHREGANDDRILSILDTIRLPARRHVLAGSLSHGQKQWLEIGMLLAQEPKLLLVDEPVAGMTDAETAETARLLREIAQTRSVVVVEHDMTFVRDLDVKVTVLHEGSVLSDGSLDHVSADPRVIEVYLGR, from the coding sequence ATGTCAAAACCCGATCCGCAGCACACCCAGCTCTACCTTGATGGCGTCTCTGTCAGCTTTGACGGGTTCCGGGCGCTGAATAACCTGTCACTGATCATCATGCCGGGTGAAATGCGCGCCATCATCGGCCCCAACGGGGCGGGCAAGACCACGATGATGGATGTGATCACCGGCAAGACCCGGCCCGACAAGGGCACCATCCTGTTCGATGGCGACACCGACCTGACGGAAATGGACGAGGCCGATATCGCCACGCTGGGCATTGGCCGCAAATTCCAGAAGCCGACCGTGTTTGAAAGCCATACGGTCTGGGACAATCTCGACCTGGCCCTGGCCGGAAAGCGCGGACCGTTCGCCAGCCTGTTCCACCGCGAAGGGGCGAATGATGACCGGATCCTTTCCATCCTGGATACGATCCGCCTGCCCGCCCGCCGCCATGTCCTGGCCGGATCGCTGAGCCATGGTCAGAAGCAATGGCTGGAAATCGGCATGCTGTTGGCCCAAGAACCGAAATTGCTGCTGGTCGATGAACCGGTGGCCGGCATGACCGATGCGGAGACGGCGGAGACGGCGCGCCTGCTGCGGGAGATTGCGCAGACGCGGTCGGTTGTCGTCGTCGAACATGACATGACGTTCGTGCGCGATCTGGATGTGAAGGTGACGGTCCTGCATGAAGGCTCCGTCCTGTCCGACGGCTCGTTGGACCATGTCAGCGCCGATCCGCGCGTGATCGAAGTCTATCTGGGGCGGTGA
- the urtE gene encoding urea ABC transporter ATP-binding subunit UrtE, translating to MLNLNEIDLHYGAAQALRRVSVTAQPGKVTCLMGRNGVGKSSTLRAIIGHRPISGGSITWEGVDISKLSTEDRARRGIAYVPQGREIFPLLTVKENLETGFAPLPRRQRFIPDEIFELFPVLKSMLSRRGGDLSGGQQQQLAIGRALVTRPRLLLLDEPTEGIQPSIIKDIGRAISWLRDRGDMAIVLVEQYFEFARDLADLYAVLDRGEVVMAGDKAGLVETEVRKFLTV from the coding sequence ATGCTGAACCTGAATGAGATCGACCTGCATTATGGTGCTGCCCAGGCCCTGCGCCGGGTCAGCGTTACAGCACAGCCGGGCAAGGTCACCTGCCTGATGGGCCGCAATGGCGTGGGCAAATCCTCCACGCTGCGCGCCATCATCGGTCACCGCCCGATTAGCGGCGGCTCCATCACCTGGGAAGGGGTGGATATCTCCAAGCTTTCCACCGAGGACCGGGCCCGGCGCGGCATCGCCTATGTGCCGCAGGGGCGGGAGATTTTCCCCCTGCTGACCGTGAAGGAGAATCTTGAGACCGGCTTCGCCCCCCTGCCCCGGCGTCAGCGTTTCATCCCGGATGAGATTTTCGAGCTGTTCCCCGTCCTGAAATCCATGCTGTCGCGGCGCGGTGGTGACTTGTCCGGTGGGCAGCAGCAACAGCTTGCCATCGGCCGCGCTCTGGTCACCCGTCCGCGCCTGCTGCTGCTGGATGAACCGACCGAGGGCATCCAGCCCAGCATCATCAAGGATATCGGCCGCGCCATCTCCTGGCTGCGCGACCGGGGCGACATGGCCATCGTCCTGGTGGAGCAGTATTTCGAGTTCGCCCGCGATCTGGCCGACCTTTACGCCGTTCTGGACCGGGGGGAGGTGGTGATGGCCGGCGACAAAGCGGGACTGGTGGAAACCGAAGTGCGCAAATTCTTGACCGTGTGA
- a CDS encoding flagellar hook assembly protein FlgD: protein MSISGIANSAANAANGSSSGTKEKSALGDLSDNYETFLTLLTSQLQNQDPLQPTDTAEFTKQLVQYSQVEQSIKTNDKLDGVISAINNGQPNQALGYMGRTVEIQSNGISLQDGKAHLTVSTDSPASSAVFEITDAKTGKVLRTIELSKFAGTQDVNWDGKDSSGKQLEDGTYKGVAKVKGIDGKDMSPQVMSFGRVTGVDLTAGEPYLMLGTLPITMNNVLSIKQ, encoded by the coding sequence ATGTCGATCTCCGGTATTGCCAATAGCGCGGCCAATGCGGCCAACGGTAGCTCCTCCGGCACCAAGGAGAAATCCGCGCTGGGGGATTTGTCGGACAATTACGAAACCTTCCTGACGCTGCTGACCTCGCAGCTTCAGAACCAGGATCCGTTGCAGCCGACCGATACGGCGGAATTCACCAAGCAGCTGGTGCAGTACTCGCAGGTCGAACAATCGATCAAGACCAACGACAAGCTGGATGGTGTCATCAGTGCCATCAATAACGGCCAGCCCAATCAGGCGCTTGGCTATATGGGCAGGACGGTGGAGATCCAGTCAAACGGCATTTCTTTGCAGGACGGCAAGGCCCATCTGACAGTGTCCACCGACAGCCCCGCGTCCAGTGCGGTGTTCGAGATCACCGATGCCAAGACCGGCAAGGTACTGCGCACCATCGAGCTGTCCAAGTTCGCTGGCACCCAGGATGTGAACTGGGATGGCAAAGACAGCAGCGGCAAGCAGCTGGAAGATGGTACCTACAAGGGTGTGGCTAAAGTAAAAGGAATCGATGGTAAGGATATGAGTCCGCAAGTCATGAGCTTTGGCCGGGTTACCGGCGTTGATCTGACGGCAGGCGAGCCTTACCTGATGCTAGGCACCCTGCCGATCACCATGAACAATGTCCTGTCGATCAAACAATGA
- a CDS encoding DUF1153 domain-containing protein, with amino-acid sequence MKPLNNAATSRLRAETDLDAASIQHGSGPLTLDDLPPPDTRRWVMRRKAEVVAGVRAGLLTVEDACKRYDLSSEEFASWQEMIDRHGVQALRVTRLQDYRRREG; translated from the coding sequence ATGAAGCCCTTGAATAATGCCGCTACCAGCCGCCTGCGGGCGGAGACGGATCTGGATGCCGCCAGCATCCAGCATGGCAGCGGCCCCCTGACGCTGGACGATCTGCCGCCCCCCGACACCCGCCGCTGGGTGATGCGTCGCAAGGCAGAGGTTGTCGCGGGGGTACGCGCCGGGTTGTTGACGGTCGAGGATGCCTGTAAGCGCTATGACCTGTCGTCGGAGGAATTCGCCTCCTGGCAGGAAATGATCGACCGCCATGGCGTGCAGGCGCTGCGCGTGACCCGCCTGCAGGATTACCGCCGGCGCGAGGGCTGA
- a CDS encoding serine hydrolase domain-containing protein — protein sequence MRHLGLFLTIALALALAAVGKPSIAQQPSTDLAGPSQLPKFPPLTDFVGTYVYQGGTMEIAAPDDLYAVISGGKYPLRRKSADVFINGGGADVIFHRGPDGQVNAVEDNTGLYQRLSATITPLTEAGFQPRPVGSPAYRYRIPRALKDGIPVGHVARSDLGTDAASSVVAGVLNKTWPDVDGILIFQGGQLVLEEYFYGYDRNTPHQLRSATKSVVGAVVGAAVANGAITLDEPVLPWLGYADIANADPRKSAITLRHLLTLQSGLDCNDYSANSPGGENKLYDKPDWIRVMIDLKMVEAPGTVGRYCTGATFLAGRTVEKATGRTLPDYAQEHLFGPLGIHRSDWTWEHYLTDRDKSFGMMSMRPRDMLKFAMLYANEGRWGKRQVLPAVWVRESLSSLSRVENTDYGFLWWRMSLRVSMPDGTRHVYMSAAQGNGGQKIYIVPELDLIAVFTGSRYNTGGAPPNKIMANVILPALLQARGVKGDIGVPVR from the coding sequence ATGCGTCACCTGGGCTTGTTCCTGACGATCGCCCTCGCACTTGCCTTGGCGGCTGTCGGCAAGCCGTCAATCGCCCAGCAACCATCGACTGATTTAGCCGGGCCGTCCCAGTTACCCAAGTTTCCGCCTCTGACCGACTTCGTAGGCACCTATGTCTATCAGGGCGGAACGATGGAGATCGCTGCCCCTGACGACCTGTATGCAGTGATCAGCGGCGGCAAGTATCCGTTGCGCCGAAAGTCGGCTGATGTCTTCATCAATGGCGGCGGCGCAGACGTTATCTTTCATCGCGGTCCCGATGGTCAGGTTAACGCTGTTGAGGACAATACAGGCCTTTATCAGCGCTTATCGGCGACCATAACTCCCTTGACTGAAGCGGGTTTCCAGCCCCGCCCGGTCGGGTCGCCTGCCTATCGCTACCGGATACCACGCGCCCTGAAAGACGGCATCCCGGTGGGCCATGTCGCCAGATCTGACCTCGGCACCGACGCCGCCAGCAGTGTCGTCGCTGGTGTCCTCAACAAGACCTGGCCGGATGTGGATGGCATCCTGATCTTTCAGGGCGGCCAGCTCGTGCTGGAGGAATATTTTTACGGCTATGACCGCAACACGCCGCATCAGTTGCGCTCTGCAACCAAATCGGTGGTGGGCGCTGTCGTAGGTGCTGCGGTCGCAAACGGCGCTATCACGTTGGACGAGCCCGTTCTGCCCTGGCTTGGCTACGCGGACATTGCCAACGCCGATCCGCGTAAGTCCGCGATAACCTTACGCCATCTCCTCACCCTGCAATCTGGACTGGACTGCAACGACTATTCAGCGAACTCTCCTGGCGGCGAGAATAAACTGTACGACAAGCCCGACTGGATCCGTGTGATGATTGACCTGAAAATGGTCGAGGCACCTGGCACGGTTGGTCGCTATTGTACAGGTGCTACCTTTCTGGCCGGTCGCACAGTGGAAAAGGCGACGGGCCGCACGTTGCCCGACTACGCACAAGAACATCTGTTCGGGCCGTTGGGTATCCACCGGTCCGATTGGACATGGGAGCACTACCTGACCGATCGTGACAAATCGTTCGGCATGATGTCCATGCGCCCGCGCGACATGCTGAAATTCGCTATGCTCTACGCGAATGAGGGACGATGGGGAAAAAGGCAAGTGTTGCCCGCTGTCTGGGTCCGGGAGTCGCTCTCTTCACTCAGCCGTGTGGAGAATACAGACTACGGTTTCCTCTGGTGGCGTATGTCACTACGCGTTTCAATGCCGGACGGAACCCGGCACGTCTATATGAGCGCTGCGCAAGGCAATGGCGGCCAGAAGATTTACATCGTACCCGAGCTTGACCTGATCGCCGTCTTCACGGGCTCGCGCTACAATACGGGCGGAGCACCGCCGAACAAGATCATGGCCAACGTGATCCTGCCCGCCCTGTTGCAAGCGCGCGGCGTGAAGGGGGATATCGGTGTGCCCGTCCGCTGA
- a CDS encoding flagellar export chaperone FlgN, with amino-acid sequence MTANTRADALIDAMRRLTDLFQLENDAIANRNLPALNAIADKKPLLVRTYEDCVRSVKADTETLQLMDGEAKARLKQASDEFIEATLEHARLVRAATQVTQSTINTLVTAINKARADEGTYTRRGGMVMPAAYARKAAPSMAYNKSF; translated from the coding sequence ATGACAGCCAATACCCGCGCGGACGCGCTGATCGATGCGATGCGGCGGTTGACGGACCTTTTCCAACTGGAGAATGACGCCATTGCCAACCGCAACCTGCCGGCCCTGAACGCCATCGCAGACAAGAAGCCCCTGCTGGTCCGCACCTATGAGGATTGCGTGCGGTCGGTGAAGGCGGATACTGAGACGTTGCAGTTGATGGATGGCGAGGCCAAGGCCCGGTTGAAACAGGCATCGGACGAATTCATCGAAGCGACCCTGGAACATGCACGGCTGGTCCGTGCCGCTACCCAGGTGACGCAATCCACCATCAACACCCTGGTCACCGCCATCAACAAGGCGCGGGCCGACGAGGGAACCTATACCCGCCGGGGCGGGATGGTCATGCCGGCGGCCTATGCTCGCAAGGCCGCACCCTCGATGGCGTATAACAAATCCTTCTGA